A genomic segment from Nicotiana sylvestris chromosome 1, ASM39365v2, whole genome shotgun sequence encodes:
- the LOC138891164 gene encoding uncharacterized protein: MLRKDVETSWTEDCLKAFDKIKEYLSTLLVLVLPEPGRPLLLYLSILDGALGCVLGQHDETRRKEQAIYYLREDITETYDDWMMFFDGAANFKGVGIGAVLVSEVRQHYPISAKLRFPCTNNMAEYEAWILGLNMAIGMNVQELLVPPNELNSTSLPWPFAAWGMDVIGPVEPTASNRHRFILVAIHYFTKWVEAASYKVVTKKVVADFVKDRIVYRFGVPESIITNNASNINSDLMKAICEAFKNKHRIPPPTDLR, encoded by the exons atgctaagaaaggacgttgaaacaagctggacagaggattgtcTGAAAGCTTTCgataagatcaaggagtacctgtccacactgCTAGTTCTAGTCctgccagaaccaggacgacctttgctactttatctatccatattggatggagccttaggatgtgttttgggacaacatgacgagacaagaAGAaaagagcaggccatatattacttga gagaagacattaccgaaacATATGATGATTGGatgatgttctttgatggagctgcaaatttcaaaggagtgggcattggagcagttttggtatcagaagtGCGTCAGCATTATCCGATATCTGCTAAACTTAgattcccctgcaccaacaacatggcagagtatgaagcctggaTATTAGGGCTCAATATGGCAATCggcatgaacgttcaggagttgctg gtgccgccaaatgagctcaattcAACAAGCTTACCTTGGCCATTTgccgcctggggcatggatgttattggtccggtTGAGCCCACTGCATCAAAcagacacaggttcattctagtagccattcattacttcacaaaatgggtagaggctgcatcttacaaagttgtaaccaagaaagtcgtcgcagattttgtcaaagatcgtattgtctaccgattcggagttcccgagtccattattactaaTAACGCATCCAATATCAatagtgatctaatgaaagctatatgtgaagctTTCAAAAACAAGCACAGAATTCCaccgcctacagacctcagatga